One window of the Plasmodium relictum strain SGS1 genome assembly, chromosome: 1 genome contains the following:
- a CDS encoding E3 ubiquitin-protein ligase, putative translates to MDNKEREKKSFLKNWNINYLSNNFNNFMKNNDNNNINKNANFDDYKINDFDNNNLTNEKEINSSNINVSKNLSFNYFNRESNNGQNLKNSNNSTNNSYTNNKPSSYLDFCDSWNKFKFKNISTNLSNKMKCNGNNDVKDKNNENNNQGNNQNNNNNNSDNNNNNSNHNNNNSNHNNNNNSNNHNNNNNNNNNNDDDNNNNNFYKTNISSSSSSSSLSSSSISSFLSSDPFSANNPKIRHKCKKKNKNIRNNFTNNSNNNNRRNGNNNNNSMHNSSINNNDNNNNNDVNTDNINNLNLRNENENNEYYNINTGENNINSSSNLINNSHILSNNQNDINANLNDANNNNNNTNNCETNSSSNYNFLNKNSGNKRNYASNSNWDYNETSKNINYYIHDENTNSLNSNKNSMNNENHNKQIKKGKDAKENNDNKKNEQEKKNTNINMEMLNPEERKREAEKYKVLGNQSYKLGYFESAIDYYTKAIQYDNTNHVYYTNRALCYKKQKLWKLANIDARQALNLEEESVKAHFILGLTLLHLNSLEEGLKKLTKAKTLSSYLKDSNESEINRYILQAKKLIYLRDEQNKQLTYTELQSFLIDKINLLNQIGYITQDEKNLRIQQTESLFKEILESFQKKQIPDYLCCKISMCLMNEPVITPSGMTYDKIFLHEHVKHNGSFDPVSREQFSIREVIPNYAIKEATEHFLKTNPWAFEE, encoded by the coding sequence ATGGATAATaaagaaagagaaaaaaaaagctttttgaaaaattggaatattaattatttatcaaataattttaataattttatgaaaaataacgATAATAAcaacattaataaaaatgctaATTTCGatgattataaaataaatgattttgataataataatttaacaaatgaaaaagaaataaattcatcaaatataaatgttagtaaaaatttatcatttaattatttcaatAGAGAATCAAATAACGGTCAAAATTTGAAGAATTCAAATAATTCAACAAATAATTCttatacaaataataaacCTTCATCATATTTAGATTTTTGTGATTCTTGGAATAAATTTAAGTTTAAGAATATAAGTACAAATTTaagtaataaaatgaaatgtaATGGTAATAATGACGTGAAAGATAAGAACAACGAAAATAATAACCAAGGAAATAATcaaaacaataataataacaacagtgataataataataataatagtaatcataataataataatagtaatcataataataataataatagtaataatcataataacaataataataataataataataatgatgatgataataataacaataatttttataagacGAATATATCATCTTCTTCCTCGTCTTCATCTCTTTCTTCATCGTCcatttcttcttttcttTCATCAGATCCTTTTTCAGCTAATAATCCGAAAATAAGACataaatgcaaaaaaaaaaataaaaatattcgcaataattttacaaataatagtaacaataataatagaagaaatggtaataataacaataatagcATGCATAATAGcagtattaataataatgataataataataataatgatgttAATACTGATAACATAAATAATCTAAATTtaagaaatgaaaatgaaaataatgaatattataatataaatactggagaaaataatataaattcttcaagtaatttaataaataactcTCATATATTATCTAATAAtcaaaatgatataaatgctaatttaaatgatgctaataataataataataacacaAATAACTGTGAAACTAATAGTAGTTCGAATTACaattttcttaataaaaattcaggTAACAAAAGAAATTATGCATCTAACAGTAATTGGGATTATAATGAAACAAGTAAGAATATCAATTATTACATACATGATGAAAATACAAATTCATTAAATAGTAACAAAAATAGTATGAATAATGAAAATCATAATaagcaaattaaaaaaggaaaggATGCTAAAGAGaacaatgataataaaaagaatgaacaagaaaaaaaaaatacaaatataaatatggAAATGTTAAATCCTGAAGAAAGGAAAAGAGAAgctgaaaaatataaagtattAGGTAACCAAAGTTATAAATTAGGTTATTTTGAATCAGCCATTGATTATTATACAAAAGCAATCCAATACGATAATACCAATCACGTTTATTACACTAATAGAGCATTGtgttataaaaaacaaaaattatggAAACTGGCTAATATTGATGCAAGACAAGCATTAAATTTAGAAGAAGAATCAGTCAAAGCTCATTTCATCCTAGGATTAACACTATTACATTTAAATAGCTTAGAAGAaggtttaaaaaaattaactaaaGCTAAAACATTATCAAGTTATTTAAAGGATTCTAATGAAAGTGAAATAAATAGATATATTTTACAagctaaaaaattaatatatctaCGTGATGAACAAAATAAGCAGTTAACATATACAGAATTACAATCATTTTtaatagataaaattaatttattaaatcaaaTTGGGTATATAACtcaagatgaaaaaaatttaagaattCAACAAACAGAAagtttatttaaagaaatattagaatcttttcaaaaaaaacaaataccTGATTATTTATGTTGTAAAATATCAATGTGCTTAATGAATGAGCCTGTCATAACTCCTAGTGGAATGACTTATGATAAAATATTCTTACATGAACATGTCAAACATAATGGTTCTTTTGATCCAGTTAGTCGAGAACAATTTTCGATTCGTGAAGTAATCCCAAATTATGCTATTAAAGAAGCTACcgaacattttttaaaaacaaatcCATGGGCTTTTGAAGAATAA